One genomic window of Amphiura filiformis chromosome 3, Afil_fr2py, whole genome shotgun sequence includes the following:
- the LOC140148129 gene encoding LOW QUALITY PROTEIN: sorting nexin-5-like (The sequence of the model RefSeq protein was modified relative to this genomic sequence to represent the inferred CDS: inserted 1 base in 1 codon), which produces MSATEDTPEQNHENGDVSPAAAPFEPWYQVHVISATKNGEHVVFDINTKKLEAGGDDVTVNRIFDDFEWLQHXLTTENDVGGIIVPPLPPRPGATAADAAAKSKKELGSSTKTVKGDEFHKDCRRLEKYLQSVVRHHILGKDKTLEQFLIEKESPTKAKLKKSLLGNLSKTMGEVRKGSHRDVDASFQKERDTVNDMVQLMRDVSVGYNNKTYHVQRQSGALNHLSTALCLSNVSSADGPAAEVNKWNSLGARLQAHFAKAIDHCAHASEVAATNDEQTLGFTLDLYARFVEAEKDMLFRRTCKLVEFDTASKNAEKAKPPKKAWMEEVKRNREKDFLDISEVAKKEIAQYHRQRVSEFQKALILYAEAQVKTGRDLLALLAKDMSTIQQLVPQDSDYKPLY; this is translated from the exons GACACGCCAGAGCAGAATCATGAGAATGGAGATGTTTCACCAGCAGCTGCCCCATTTGAACCTTGGTATCAAGTACATGTTATCAGTGCTACAAAGAATGGAGAACATGTTGTATTCGATATCAATACAAAAAAG CTGGAAGCAGGTGGTGATGACGTTACCGTGAACCGAATCTTTGATGACTTTGAGTGGCTTCAAC TCCTTACAACGGAAAATGATGTCGGAGGCATCATT GTACCACCCCTCCCACCAAGGCCAGGTGCCACAGCTGCTGATGCAGCGGCAAAATCTAAGAAAGAACTGGGAAGTAGTACAAAAACTGTCAAAG GGGATGAATTTCACAAAGATTGCAGACGACTGGAGAAATATTTGCAGTCGGTAGTCAGACATCACATATTAGGGAAAGATAAGACACTGGAACAGTTTCTCATAGAGAAAGAG TCTCCCACCAAGGCCAAGCTCAAGAAAAGTTTATTAGGCAACCTATCCAAGACAATGGGTGAAGTAAGAAAAGGCAGCCATCGTGACGTAGACGCATCATTCCAGAAAGAACGTGATACAGTCAACGATATGGTACAACTGATGAGGGATGTTAGTGTAGGCTACAATAATAAGACTTATCATGTACAAA GGCAGTCAGGGGCATTAAATCATTTATCTACCGCATTGTGCTTAAGTAATGTCAGCTCAGCAGATGGTCCTGCAGCTGAAGTGAATAA ATGGAATTCTTTAGGTGCCAG ATTACAAGCTCATTTTGCAAAGGCAATAGACCACTGTGCCCATGCGTCTGAGGTAGCGGCAACTAATGATGAACAAACATTAGGCTTTACCTTGGATCTCTATGCAAGATTTGTAGAAGCAGAGAAG GATATGTTGTTTAGAAGAACCTGTAAATTAGTTGAGTTTGATACGGCCAGTAAGAATGCAGAGAAGGCAAAACCTCCTAAGAAGGCATGG ATGGAAGAAGTGAAGAGAAATAGAGAGAAAGATTTTCTGGATATATCAGAAGTAGCCAAGAAAGAG ATTGCCCAGTATCACAGGCAACGAGTAAGTGAATTCCAAAAGGCCTTGATCCTGTATGCAGAGGCACAAGTGAAGACTGGTAGAGATTTATTGGCACTGCTAGCCAAGGATATGAGCACAATTCAACAACTTGTCCCTCAGGATTCCGACTATAAACCACTCTATTGA